In the genome of Bremerella sp. P1, the window AGCACGAAAGGAACGTTCGCGGTCTTCGAGGACTTGGCCAGCTTTTCAGCATCAGCCTTGGCAGCGGCCTTGTTTTCGCCGAGGAAGTTCACGAACGTACGAAGCTGCTTGTCTTCGTTCTTGGCGATTGCCTTATCCAGTTGTTGCACCAGATCGACAACTGCCTTGTCGCCACTACGGGTGAAGATGATCACCTGAGGACGGCCGCCGTTCTTGCAGCGGTAGCACAGATTCTTACCAACATCGACACCATCTTCGGAAGCACCGGCCAGCTTGGTCACGTAGAAAGCGCCGATCATTTCGCCTTCTTGCAGACCGCTCTTGGTTTCTTCCGCCATCACCAGCGAAGAACCAGCCATCAAAGCGACCGCAGTCAAAGCCATTGTCAAAAATTTCATTGAGAGTCTCCTGGGACAAACCAAGGGGAAACAAAACGGGGGAGGTAACGGAAGGGATTAACGCCCTATTTGGACGTCGAGGTTGACCTGGGAGGTATTTCCCGGTCAGATGCAGTATCCGCAATCCGGAGTCACGCTACAAGTCTTCGGAATGATTATCCTATAGATTCCGTAATTCTGTTATGTTGCTAACAAACCCCGAAAATGCCTGCCGGTTCTCCTCAAACAGGGCCATTATTCGATGAACCTCCGCCACCTGATGTACCTTGGCATTGCCCTTTGCGCCCTCAGTGTCCCGGTGCTAGCCGTCCCCGGCCCCCCCAGGACGGCCGAATACCGCTCGCCAGTCGATGTTGTTTTGCTGAAAAACGACACTTGGTTAGTCGTCGCCAATCAAACATCCAACAGCGTCAGCCTGATCGAAACCGAGAGCGGCAAGGTTCTCGACGAGCTGCCTTGCAGCGATCACCCTACGGCCATCGCGGCCTGCCTAGATGGCCAGCACGTGCTGGTCAGCTGCGCCTACAGTGGCCACATCTCCCTCATCCAGGTTGATGGGGGAAAACTGCGCGAAATACAATCGATCGAGGTTGGCTTCGAGCCGACAGGGCTGGCCGTCGCTCCCGATGGTAAGACCGCTTACGTTGGTCTTGTCGCCACCGGCGAAGTCGCCCAGCTTGACCTGGAACAAGCCCAGGTCGCCCGCAAGTTCTCGGTCGGGGCCTGGCCGCGTTACCTTGCCGTTTCTCCAAATGGCGAGCGTCTGGCCGTGGGCTGCAGCGGCGAGAGCAAGATTGTCATTGTCGACCTCACCAAGGGAGAGGTGGCTTTCTCATCTAAGCTTTCTGGCGGAATCAACATTGGCCACATGCAATGTTCGGCCGATGGGAAATACGTGTACTTCCCGTGGATGATTTACCGCAGCAATCCGATCAATCGAGATAATATCCGTCGCGGCTGGGTTCTAGGTAGCCGTATCGGGCGGGTTCGGCTCGACAAGCAGGAATACCGCGAAGCGATCACACTCGATGTGCCTGGCATGGCGGTCGCCGATCCGCATGGAATCGCGATGAACGGTTCCAACGAGCGACTGGTCGTTTCCGCATCTGGCTCGCACGACCTTTTGATCTATCGAAAGGATGACCTACCGTGGGAAGGCGTCGGCGGCCCAGGCGATCTGATCGATCCGAAACTGATGCAAGACCGCGACCTCTTCAAACGCATCGATCTTGGCGGCCGCCCGATGGGCATGGCCATGGCCCAGGATGGTCGCACGGTCTACGTGACCAACTATCTACGAGAAGAGATCCAAGTCGTCGACATTGATGAAAGCCGTGTCGTTCGCCACATCCCCTTGGGCAAGCGACCGGGTCCTTCCCAGGTACGCCACGGGGAAGAACTCTTTTACGATGCCAGACGCAGTCTCGACCAGTGGTACAGCTGTCACACATGCCATTACAACGGCGGTGTGAATTCCAAAGCGATGGATACCTGGAACGATGGTTCCGCTTTGACGATGAAAACCGTCCTTCCCTTGGAACACCTCGACAAGACAGGCCCCTGGACCTGGCACGGGTGGCAGGAAGATATCCGCGATGCGATGCACAAGTCGTTCACCACGACCATGCAAGGACGACCAGCCAGTCCCAGGGAAGCCGATGCGATTCTGGCCTACCTGAAAACCGATCGTAGCCCGCCCAATCCGTTCCGCGAAAAAGACGGTTCCATGAGCGCAGCGGCCAATCGTGGTCAGCAAGTCTTCGAAAGTGCCGAAGCCAACTGTGCTAGTTGCCATAGCGGCCGGTACTTCACCGATGGCAAGATCCACGATGTGGGCCTTGGCTCCGAAGAAGACGAGTACGTAGGCTACAACACGCCTAGCCTGACCGGCATCTATCGCAAGGTCCGCTTTCTTCACGATGGTCGAGCTGGCAGCCTGGAAGACGTTCTGATGGACTACCACTCGCCGGAAGAGGTCTCCGGTACGCGGCCCCTTACCGATAGCGAACTAACCGATCTGATTTCGTATTTGAAATCGCTATAAGCCAGGGCCAGGAATCGAACCTGGCCTAAAGCGATGATCGCGCGCATCGACGAACCGGCAGCCACGAAGACGATCGATCGTCGTGGGACGAAACTTCACGTTGTCTGCCGCCGAATCACGGAGGCCCTCGTTCGGTCGGGTCTTCCACATCAGGTGCCACACCCAAGTCCGCTTGGGCGTGTCTTCGCATTTCAGGAGTGATCGGGGCAAGCGGTTCTTGTAGGCTGGCCTCGTTAGCACGCCCAAGAAGACTTGGACGTGGCACCTGAGAACCCTTCTGAGGTAGGCCGTGTTGCCGGCGATGTTTCTTGAGTCGCTTTCTGAGTCGATTCAGTTCGGTTCCCTGCCGATCGAGCACCTTCAGGTGAAACGTAACCCAGGCCAGCGCACGATCGAGCTTACCGGCCGTGGGAACAATCAGACCGTCGATCGTTTGGCCAGCGAAGTTGTCGCGCGGTGGCTTCTTGGGCTGTCGGGGCCTTGTCGGTTTCGGCCGCTTGGTGGTCTGCGTCGCACTCGGAGCAGACGGTGCGTGATCACCGCCTCCGCTAGGAGAACCCCACGAGGATGACTGCTGCGGCACGGTGGCGGGAACTTGCGGATCGTCCCTTCGTGCATCCTCTGTTTCAGCGTCTTCTTGAGGCCGATCAGCTTGGCTTGACTGCTCTGGCTGCGGTGAAGGATCGACCGCGATGACCAACTGCCCCACGACATCGGCCGGGATCTCGACCAACGTCCCACAGGCCGAGCACACATAGTGCTTGCCGGCGCGCACCACCACCTGCGGCCCGCGCTCGGTCGAGCGCGGATCGCTGGGCTGTGGGTGTGCAGGGGACGAGGACATGGCGAACTTTCTGGTGAAAAACAACCATCGCGTGCGAGCGAACGGGCTCAAGAAACCACGCGACAAAAAGAAGCGTAACGGGGACCTTCCCCGGGCATGATCTAGGTATACCAGCCTGATGCTGCCTGAAGATAGTGCGCGCGCCATTTTTTTAAAACGCCCAAGACACGCCGGAGAAAACGCGTATTTTGACGCCAACTCTTCGGTGTGCCACTGGCCTCTGGCCAGTGCGAATTGGTTATTTGCCAACCAAGCAGAAATCGGTTGGCCGGTGCATTGGAACCGAGAGAAGAATTGGTCGCGAGTACCTCAGTCGCACTGGCCAGAGGCCAGTGGCACACGCTGGGAGACTTGATCAGTTGATCGCGACCGCAGTAGAAAGTGCCCTCGCCAGGAATCGAACCTGGTCTACGAGCGTCGCATGCTCGCGTGCAAATCCATCACACTCCGAGGTCAAAGGGAGTAGCCTGTCCAGGAATCGAACCTGGTCCGACAGCTTCGGAAGCTGCTATGCGAATCCGGCACACTCACAGGCTATTGGCTCTAAGGGGTGACTGAGGAGATTCGAACTCCTTCTTCCTGCTTCACAGGCAGGCGTGCCTACCGGGTACACTTCAGTCACCATAAATGGGGCGGCCGGGACCGCATGCCGAGGAGCCCCTCCACTTCCGTGGACTCGACTCGGCATTTAATCCCCAGGGTTAGAGCACTTCTCAGTTCCCTGTTGCGTCCCGGGCTGGCTGCGACTGCGATGCACTTCGTTGACCTGCATCGACGAATCTCGAGGATTCGCCTGCTTCGGTCGCCTCGTGCATCTTGTCTCGCCTACGCCCATACCGCGACAGGCCCCTGAGAATCACTCAAGGCCCCGGCCACCCATACGCGTTTTAGTCGATAAACGCCACGTGACGCATGGCTACCGATTCGGTTTCGGTATTCATGATCACCTGGTGCCATCCATCCAGGCAGATCGTCTTGTGATCGGCATGGCGAACCTTACCGCGGACGAAAACGCCTGGGTTACGACGCTGCGTAATCCAAGCAAGCTTCTTCAGCTTTGGCTTCTTGCTGATCAGCTTCTCGTATTGCCGCTCGGTCAATCCGTTAGGATGTTGCGGACTTACGTACACCAACTCGCCGCCTTGGCGGACCAGCTCTTCACAGATGTGAGGCTTTCCGCCACCGCGATTGATTGGCTCGTTCCGCAGTACCCAACGCTGGTCGATGCGCTGCCACGGCTGGACAGGCACAAAGAACCATTCGCCTTGACGAACGAACGCATCGTTCTTGCGGCGGTTTCGCTTCTTCGGCTTGACCTTCAGCTGACGCTCACGGATATGGACGTCGCGCGGCTTCAGCGCGTCGAAAGCGGTGATTACGTTGGAGACAGTTGCCCGCTCCGGTACAGCAGCGACGAACCAGTGACGCTCGTCGTGGCCGCAGAGGAACTTGTGCTTACCGTCTTCTTGTTCGGTCAACAGCAGCAAATGGCGAATATCGGGTCGAACATCGATCACGCGCAAGTCAGGCTCTGCCTGAGCACCTAGCGAGATCTCGAAGAACTCTCCCTCGGCGTCGTGACCAACGTCGATGGAGACATCGCTTCGTGCGTTGCGACCGCGGGCCGGAACAACCTTGACGCGTCCGCCCATTCGCTCGAATTGCCGCTCGATAACATGAGCGTCCATAATCGAGTCTCCTTGAACCCTATAAAACAGTGGCGAACGCACCGTGCGTTCACCTCAGTGGACCGACTGGGAATCGAACCCAGATCCCTGCCCCGCCAGAGCAGTGTCGTCCCTTTGGACCATCAGCCCTTTGAAATAAGAGTGGACCTGATCGGAGTCGAACCGATCGCACCGATCTTGCAAGGATCAGTCGCCTCCATCGGCATGCAGGCCCATTGAATTTGAGAGGTCCGTTCGGGAATCGAACCCGATCCGCGTCCTTACCACGGACGTGTGCCGCCAGAACACCTACAGACCAGTTAAAGTAGCGGGTCCGGGAGTCGCACCCGACCGTCCAGGCTTATGAGGCCCGAATGAGCACTGGCTCACCCGCGTCAATGGTTTTGCTACTCCCAATAGTCCTGCCATCGCTCGCCGAACGACTTCTTCAGCAGAGCCTGGTAGGCATTGGTCTTGATCTTGCACATCTGCACGTTGCCGCGCGATCCGGTCTTACAAACGACCCCTTCGGTGACGTTGTATTTGCCTTGGCGAACGGCCTCGGCAAAGTTGCCGGTAAACTTGCCTTGATAGACCACACGAGCAATCGAAAGTTCACTGAAAACTTCCACAAACTCGAAAGGATCTATCAGATCGCCATTCACCTCGACATCGAACAAAACCAGTTGCTTGGGATCGTCTGCTTTGTGCAAGCCTGCGAATGAATGCGGACCAACGTACTCGGCAAAAATGGCAACTTCATTCCACCCATGGCAGCGATCACTACTCAGCAGCTCGGTAAGGGGCTCGCATAGTCCTTTGCGAAATACCTGGCCAGCATCGGCAAGATGCTGATGTCTTTCACGAAAGGATGCTTCGCCCAACTTGTCGAGACGAAACTCATCACGACGTGTTCCCATGAAGGTCCAGCCATCACCTCGTTGCCAGTTGAAATGCAGATTCGTCCCGTCGACTTTCTCGAAGGCAATGCACTTGCCCAGCGGAAAGTCTCGCGAGTCGCGAATCTTCGGATAGTGGAGTTTCCTGCTCATGGTCCGACAATCGCTATCTGAGTAAGTAGCCAAGGGGAGACTTGCACTCCCACGCCCCTGCAGGCACGACGTTCTAAGCGTCGCGCGTCTACTAATTCCGCCACTTGGCCATGGTGTTCTATCGCCTTGAAAGTCGGCGTTCGATCTCATCCGTTTGATCAACAACCATCGTCTGTTTGTCGAACTGGTAGATCTCCAAATTCTCGTTGGCCAGCACCGACGGCAGATCGAGGATCACATAGTTCTGAATTCGCTTTCTCAATCCCACCTTTCCAGCACGTGGAATGTTTCTCGGCACGATCAACCAGGCCGTACCGCGGGAATTGAGTTGCTGCTCAATCGCGGCAAGCACTTGGTGTCGCGTCGAACGGGTCAGCATATTCAAAACGTGATTGCAGACGATCGTATCGTAGCCGCCTTGCGGTGGCGTTGGCCGATAGTAGGGATCGAACGCGTCCCAGCCCAGGCAATCGGCATCGAAACCAAACCCACATCCATAGTCGAGCACGCGACCGCGAATTCGGTTGGAATCCACCAGCCAATTGGCAGCAAAGCTAATCGACTGACGACGTATCGCTCCTCCCAACTCTTTGATGAATCGATAACCGCGTGAACACTTTAGCTTGGGCAAACGATGTCTTTCTGAATGCAATCAACACAGTGGGCCGTGAAGGAATCGAACCTCTCGTCGCCACCTCGCTTCTTTTGTGACCACGGCTTTACAGGCCGCTGCGAGGAGCACAACCCTTGATCATCTCTCGTTTGACTTTCTCGTGTGAAAGCCGCACCATTTACGTGTGCAAATAAGTTCTCAACACTCCAAACCAATTCTGCTTATGGACCAAACTGATTTCTCTCTGCTGGTTGGGCTTCTTTTCGGAGCGCCCATTGTCGGCTTCTTACTACTAGCCTTTACCCCCCTGCCTCTTTGGGTCGCATTCCTTATCGCTTACACCCTGGGTACGATTTTGGTCGGTCTAATCGTCTACCTCTTAGTCGGGATATATGGAAAGATCCTGGATCGTCAAAATAAATCCGACGACTGACACCTCATTCCTTAAGTAGCACGCGAGGGATTCGAACCCCCATCCACCTGGGTTTGAGCCAGGTCGCTCTACCATATTGGCGTAGCATGCCATTGTTAAAAGCGTTCCCGACCGGATTCGAACCGGCGATCTCTTGCGTGACAGGCAAGCGAGCACTCCGCTGCTCCACGAGAACTTTTGATGCGCGATGACTCGCGAACGGTTGTTAAAAGCGAACACCAGCTTCAGTCCGGCCGACAGGTGCCACGGATGGCACGTCGAAAAGCCGACGCAAGTCGCTTTTCGGAGCCGCGAGGAGCTATGCTCTGAGCTTGGCGAGGGCACACTGGCGGTACGATGCCGCCAGGCCCCAATAAAGTAGTCCTGGAGGGACTCGAACCCCCGATCGTCTCTTTGTAAGAGAGCTGCCTTCGCCGCTGGGCCACAGGACTATGTTTATGGAATTAAGCACGCCCCCAAGGATTTGAACCCTGACCTGACTGGGTTGGAACCAGCCGTGCTCCCGTTACACCAGAGACGTATAGTTAAAAAAGGCTGCGAGGGTTGGAATCGAACCAACGACCTCCTGGTTCAGAGCCAGGCGATACTACCAACAGCGTCTACCCCGCAGTGCTGCCAGAAAGAGACCGTGAACTTCAAGACAGGTTCGCTCGAATTCTGTTTTCTTTCTGGAGAAGAGTGCTCTGCGGGAGTCGAACCCGCCTCGCCAGGTTGGAGGCCTGGAACCTTTGCCGCTCGGCCAAGAGCACGAAATGTTGAAGCTGTGGAGGCAGGAATCGAACCTGCGACAATGCGGTTAACAGCCGCCTTCCCGTACCAGCACAGGACCCACCACAAAGTTGAAAGTCAGGGTAGCTGGATTCGAACCAGCGGTCTCATACTCCCGAAGTATGCGGATTAAACCAAGCTTTCCCACACCCTGAAAAATGGAAGAGCGCCCAGTGGGAGTCGAACCCACACTTCCGCCATGGCAAGGCAGTAGGCTGCCGCTACATCATGGGCGCTGATCGTCTCGTTTCAATTGTCAAAGAACACGGAGTCTGTTGAGACACAGAGAGCACCGGGAGGGACTCGAACCCTCGTAGCCGCGTTACGAATGCGGTGTCTTAGCCGCTGGACGACCAGTGCTTGTTTGTGGTCAGGCGCAGATAGATACCTCTGCTGCACCTGACCACGAAATGTCAGTTAAATTGCCCTCGTTTGGGCAAGGCATCCCCTGTCGCCTTCTTATGACCTTTGATCATGGCGTGCGAATCAGGAAGATGGTTCTCTTGCAATCTCTCTGACGAGATCGACATCACTTCCCAACCATCGACAAACGAGCCATCGCGTTGCTTGAGTTTGACGTAGCCATGCAGCTGCGCATATTTCTCAGGTATCCACGACGTGACCTCGATCCTCGTGGTCGGACTCGTTCTCTTGACCAAACGACATTGTTTGTAATAGAGCGTCATCGATTCGTTTCCTTAGGGTAACGCTGCTGGTAAGTGGGATCGGAAGGACTCGAACCTTCACCCGCCTGGTTAAGAGCCAGGGATGCTACCGTAACACCTCGGTCCCATATTGTTGGTTTGGTCGGCGCGGTGGGGTTTGAACCCACGACTCACGTCTTATAAGGACGTCGCTCTTACCACTGAGCTACACGCCGCACTGCCACATCGGTTTGCAGCGGCAAATCGGTAGTGAGGCCGGTAGGATTCGAACCTACGCCCACCTGATTAAAAGTCAGGGATGCTGCCGTTACACCACAACCTCAATGCGAGTTTGTGATATGCGTTTACTGCGAGTTGAATCGTTCATGGTGCGTTTCCTTTTCTTCAACAGTGGTAGCCCTGGGAATCGAACTCAGCGCGGCCTGAGTATCAGTCAGGCATGGACAACCAGTCCTCGACTACCTCAATCGGCGCGTACATTTCACGCACCCCTAGTGACCCGTGTGGGAGTTGAACCCGACCTGATCGGATTGAAAGACCGATGACCTCACCCGAAGTCGAACGGGCCAAATGGTTTGGCTATGGGCATAAAAAAAGCCCGGTGTCGCTCATGACACCGGGCTTAAGTAAGCCGCAGGGGGAAAGTTCCCTAAGTCATAAGCGCAGAGGATGAGCCGGATAACCGCTGCCTGTTTGCACAGGCAATCGCATACCAGCTTCATTTTGATTTCGATCGTTGTGGTTGATTATCAACATCGAAGGTTTTTCACTC includes:
- a CDS encoding cytochrome c peroxidase, with the translated sequence MNLRHLMYLGIALCALSVPVLAVPGPPRTAEYRSPVDVVLLKNDTWLVVANQTSNSVSLIETESGKVLDELPCSDHPTAIAACLDGQHVLVSCAYSGHISLIQVDGGKLREIQSIEVGFEPTGLAVAPDGKTAYVGLVATGEVAQLDLEQAQVARKFSVGAWPRYLAVSPNGERLAVGCSGESKIVIVDLTKGEVAFSSKLSGGINIGHMQCSADGKYVYFPWMIYRSNPINRDNIRRGWVLGSRIGRVRLDKQEYREAITLDVPGMAVADPHGIAMNGSNERLVVSASGSHDLLIYRKDDLPWEGVGGPGDLIDPKLMQDRDLFKRIDLGGRPMGMAMAQDGRTVYVTNYLREEIQVVDIDESRVVRHIPLGKRPGPSQVRHGEELFYDARRSLDQWYSCHTCHYNGGVNSKAMDTWNDGSALTMKTVLPLEHLDKTGPWTWHGWQEDIRDAMHKSFTTTMQGRPASPREADAILAYLKTDRSPPNPFREKDGSMSAAANRGQQVFESAEANCASCHSGRYFTDGKIHDVGLGSEEDEYVGYNTPSLTGIYRKVRFLHDGRAGSLEDVLMDYHSPEEVSGTRPLTDSELTDLISYLKSL
- a CDS encoding RNA ligase family protein, which translates into the protein MSRKLHYPKIRDSRDFPLGKCIAFEKVDGTNLHFNWQRGDGWTFMGTRRDEFRLDKLGEASFRERHQHLADAGQVFRKGLCEPLTELLSSDRCHGWNEVAIFAEYVGPHSFAGLHKADDPKQLVLFDVEVNGDLIDPFEFVEVFSELSIARVVYQGKFTGNFAEAVRQGKYNVTEGVVCKTGSRGNVQMCKIKTNAYQALLKKSFGERWQDYWE